A genome region from Musa acuminata AAA Group cultivar baxijiao chromosome BXJ3-5, Cavendish_Baxijiao_AAA, whole genome shotgun sequence includes the following:
- the LOC103985634 gene encoding 2-oxoglutarate-dependent dioxygenase 11, with product MADQKVSFQNIGTSIPVDNVQALAASVADSGAVPPRYIRPEVNAYPVAQDGDGELPVIDFARLLDLRFSQEESAKLHYACAEWGFFQLLNHQVPEEVIEQMKADIMEFFKLPLEEKKAFAQGPGGLQGYGQAFVMSEEQKLDWADMFFVITRPVHLREMRFWPTRPPTFRNTLSCYSAELKRVASTLMEVIAEALGIAPDRLLDIFDDMPQGVRINYYPPCPEADQVLGFSPHTDGGGGLTLLLQINDVQGLQIKNNGKWFPVRPLPGALVVNIGDILEILSNGKLNSIEHRAVINTEKERLSVATFLLPSEDAVIGPLPELVTKGCEEKYKTMSYRDFLRTFYARKLDGRSLLESLRL from the exons ATGGCCGACCAAAAAGTCAGTTTTCAGAACATCGGCACGTCCATCCCCGTCGACAACGTCCAAGCTCTCGCAGCTTCCGTCGCTGACTCCGGCGCCGTCCCTCCGAGATACATCAGGCCGGAAGTCAACGCATATCCAGTCGCTCAGGATGGagacggtgagcttccggtgatcgaTTTTGCGAGGCTCCTCGATCTCCGCTTCTCCCAGGAAGAGTCTGCCAAGCTTCACTACGCCTGTGCCGAGTGGGGCTTCTTCCAG CTGCTGAATCATCAAGTTCCGGAGGAAGTGATCGAGCAGATGAAGGCGGATATTATGGAGTTCTTCAAGCTTCCTCTGGAAGAAAAGAAGGCATTCGCGCAGGGACCGGGAGGATTGCAAGGTTATGGACAAGCTTTTGTGATGTCGGAGGAGCAAAAATTGGATTGGGCGGACATGTTCTTCGTCATAACTCGCCCAGTCCATTTGAGGGAGATGAGATTCTGGCCGACTCGACCTCCCACTTTCAG AAACACGCTCTCATGCTACTCAGCGGAGCTCAAGAGAGTAGCGAGCACTTTGATGGAGGTTATAGCTGAAGCGCTGGGGATCGCACCCGACCGACTCCTTGATATCTTCGACGACATGCCGCAGGGCGTGAGGATCAACTACTATCCCCCATGTCCCGAAGCCGACCAGGTGTTGGGCTTCTCGCCACACACGGACGGCGGCGGCGGCTTGACGTTGCTCCTCCAGATCAACGACGTCCAAGGACTTCAAATCAAGAACAACGGGAAATGGTTCCCCGTGCGTCCCCTTCCCGGCGCTCTCGTCGTCAACATCGGCGACATACTTGAG ATTCTGAGCAATGGAAAGCTGAACAGCATCGAGCACAGAGCAGTTATAAACACCGAGAAAGAACGCCTCTCGGTGGCCACGTTCCTTTTGCCAAGCGAAGATGCCGTCATCGGCCCTCTTCCGGAGCTTGTGACGAAAGGATGTGAGGAGAAGTACAAGACGATGAGCTACCGAGACTTCTTGAGGACGTTCTACGCCAGAAAGCTCGACGGGAGAAGCCTCTTGGAAAGCCTCAGGTTATAA
- the LOC103985636 gene encoding bifunctional adenosine 5'-phosphosulfate phosphorylase/adenylylsulfatase HINT4 yields MAAAAGRPPCLFCQIARGSTSTDLHYADEMVVAFRDINPSAVRHYLVIPVEHIPTVKHLQRKTEDYHLVNHMLNVGKTLLARDAPESMCSRFGFHQPPFNSIDHLHLHCLALPFTPRWRQVKYTTLGPFWGFIEAEKLLDKIRPFSKVTS; encoded by the exons ATGGCCGCGGCTGCAGGGCGGCCGCCGTGCTTATTCTGTCAGATTGCACGGGGCTCCACCTCCACCGATCTCCACTACGCC GATGAGATGGTTGTCGCGTTCCGTGACATCAATCCGTCCGCCGTCAG GCATTATCTGGTTATACCTGTTGAGCACATACCTACTGTCAAACATCTCCAGAGAAAAACAGAAGATTATCATTTAG TTAATCACATGTTGAACGTGGGGAAAACCCTTTTGGCCAGAGATGCACCTGAATCAATGTGTTCTAG ATTTGGTTTCCATCAGCCCCCATTTAATAGTATTGATCATCTCCATCTTCACTGTCTGGCATTACCATTCACACCAAG GTGGAGACAAGTGAAATATACAACTCTGGGTCCTTTCTGGGGGTTCATAGAGGCTGAGAAATTATTGGACAAGATAAGGCCATTCTCGAAAGTGACCTCATAG
- the LOC103985923 gene encoding GATA transcription factor 2-like: protein MARKQTMTLDMDFGMRTPASSYSASLATVAPQQDAAAPAYPYGLPPAVDALRVTDVLDFSGRDLFPSAFGADTQFFTAGGTAETDSSFDLYVPSEEAAELEWLSQFVEDSFSDVPYQYTGLTTPASDKQLLVDQRIAGDNQLGVDQCVARCAARSKRSRSSNPTTVWSSLTPPPQSSPSSSSSSSSDFPPSQPDSIGIKCISNRGSGSNGGSGGKKSGWGVGAAGGVRRCMHCASEKTPQWRTGPLGPKTLCNACGVRYKSGRLLPEYRPAASPAFVLTQHSNSHRKVMEIRRQKELLLRHHKNQPPASAAAAANRPEPL, encoded by the exons ATGGCGCGGAAGCAAACGATGACGCTGGATATGGACTTCGGAATGAGAACGCCAGCTTCCTCCTACTCTGCTTCATTAGCTACCGTTGCACCGCAGCAAGATGCTGCTGCTCCAGCTTATCCTTACGGCCTGCCACCCGCCGTTGACGCTCTCCGCGTCACCGACGTCCTCGACTTCTCCGGCCGCGATCTCTTCCCCTCAGCTTTTGGTGCTGACACCCAATTCTTTACTGCCGGTGGAACCGCAGAAACAGACTCATCTTTCGACCTCTACGTTCCG AGCGAAGAGGCGGCGGAGCTGGAATGGCTGTCGCAGTTCGTGGAGGACTCTTTCTCTGACGTCCCTTACCAGTACACCGGCCTTACGACCCCCGCCAGCGACAAGCAGCTCTTAGTGGACCAACGCATTGCCGGTGACAACCAGCTAGGCGTGGACCAATGCGTTGCACGTTGCGCAGCGAGAAGCAAGCGGTCCAGGAGCAGCAATCCTACCACGGTTTGGTCCTCGTTAACGCCACCACCGCAGTCCTCGCcgtcgtcctcgtcctcgtcctcgtctGATTTCCCACCTTCCCAACCTGATTCCATCGGTATTAAGTGTATTAGCAACAGAGGAAGTGGCAGTAATGGCGGTAGTGGAGGAAAGAAAAGCGGATGGGGCGTCGGAGCGGCGGGCGGAGTGCGACGGTGCATGCACTGCGCATCGGAGAAGACGCCGCAGTGGCGGACGGGGCCGCTGGGGCCGAAGACGCTGTGCAACGCGTGCGGGGTGAGGTACAAGTCCGGGCGGCTCCTGCCGGAGTACCGACCGGCGGCCAGCCCAGCCTTCGTGCTCACCCAGCACTCCAACTCCCATCGCAAGGTCATGGAGATCCGCCGCCAGAAGGAGCTCCTCCTCCGCCATCACAAGAACCAACCGCCCGcctctgcggctgccgctgccaaTAGGCCAGAGCCCCTATAA
- the LOC103985635 gene encoding putative glucuronosyltransferase PGSIP8, giving the protein MEIKLRLGLLAALLLALAAAAAEATTTERRRRHAYAAMMYMGTPRDYEFYVATRVMMRSLARLHVEADLVVIASVDVPVRWAQTLQEEDGVKVIRVENLKNPYENQQNFNTRFKLTLNKLYAWSLISYDRVVMLDSDNIFLQRTDELFQCGQFCAVFINPCIFHTGLFVLQPSMDVFKNMLHELEIGHENPDGADQGFLASYFPDLLDRPMFHPPTNGTKLYGTYRLPLGYQMDASYYYLKLRWSIPCGPNSVITFPSAPWLKPWYWWSWPVLPLGLSWHERRRKNLGYGSELPILLIQAVMYIGIIAVTRLARPSLSKLCYNRRPEKIIAILHSTLKVAALWSIFAAYTVPFFLIPRTVHPLLGWPIYVLGVASLSSIVINVFLLPPLPVLTVLLGILGSLFVMAFPWYSDGVIRALVVFAYAFSCAPIAWASLMKVIGSLQNLLEREAFFPRLGESPQLSEFNKLY; this is encoded by the exons ATGGAAATCAAGTTGCGACTGGGGTTACTTGCGGCGCTGCTTTTGGCGCTAGCAGCGGCTGCGGCGGAGGCGACGACGACAGAGAGGCGGCGGCGGCACGCGTACGCGGCGATGATGTACATGGGGACACCCAGGGACTACGAGTTCTACGTGGCGACGAGGGTGATGATGAGGTCCCTCGCGAGGCTCCACGTCGAGGCCGATCTCGTCGTCATCGCCTCCGTCGACGTCCCCGTCCGATGGGCCCAAACCTT GCAAGAGGAGGATGGGGTGAAGGTGATTAGAGTTGAGAACTTGAAGAACCCGTATGAAAATCAACAAAACTTCAACACCAGATTCAAGTTGACATTGAACAAACTTTATGCATGGAGTCTAATTTCGTATGATCGAGTTGTTATGCTCGACTCCGATAACATTTTCCTCCAACGTACCGATGAGCTTTTCCAATGCGGCCAATTTTGTGCTGTTTTCATCAACCCATGCATCTTTCATACTGGACTTTTCGTTCTTCAG CCTTCAATGGATGTTTTCAAGAACATGCTTCATGAGCTAGAAATTGGACATGAGAACCCAGATGGTGCAGATCAAGGCTTCCTGGCAAGCTATTTTCCTGACTTGCTTGATCGTCCAATGTTCCATCCACCTACCAATGGTACCAAGCTTTATGGTACCTATCGCCTTCCTTTGGGATACCAGATGGATGCTTCATATTACT ATCTAAAGCTCCGGTGGAGCATACCTTGTGGACCAAATAGTGTGATCACATTCCCAAGTGCCCCATGGTTAAAACCTTGGTACTGGTGGTCTTGGCCTGTTTTACCATTGGGCCTTTCATGGCATGAGCGACGTCGAAAGAATCTCGG GTATGGTTCAGAGCTACCAATATTGCTGATCCAAGCAGTGATGTATATTGGAATCATAGCAGTTACCCGGTTGGCACGACCAAGTTTGTCAAAGCTCTGTTATAATCGGCGTCCAGAGAAGATCATCGCAATATTGCATAGCACGCTCAAGGTTGCAGCATTGTGGTCCATATTCGCTGCATACACGGTACCTTTTTTCCTCATCCCACGTACGGTGCATCCACTCTTGGGTTGGCCCATTTATGTGCTCGGAGTTGCTTCTCTTTCTTCAATCGTTATCAATGTCTTCCTTCTGCCACCTCTACCGGTCCTCACAGTGTTACTGGGAATCTTGGGTTCACTGTTTGTGATGGCATTCCCTTGGTATTCTGATGGTGTTATTAGGGCTTTGGTGGTGTTTGCTTATGCCTTCAGCTGTGCTCCGATCGCATGGGCGTCTTTGATGAAGGTGATAGGCTCCTTGCAGAACCTACTTGAGAGGGAGGCCTTCTTTCCAAGACTGGGAGAGTCCCCACAACTGTCTGAGTTCAACAAACTGTATTAA
- the LOC135638935 gene encoding zinc finger protein ZAT4-like: MAMVMDQQQPEQQQQQPQTYKHYCRICKKGFGCGRALGGHMRAHGIIDNAMGGQAYADGDASGCGGSDWEDKLNGSTDAGTKRMYALRTNPNRLKSCRICENCGKEFLSWKSFLEHGKCSSDEEGDESLLPSPRSEGEDDLVGQKGCAGWSKGKRSRRKVVLSEEEDLANCLVMLSAARVEPVTVTETEESCASASKEDDHRRQQAFTIGAATDTAKAPAFASPPLPSAPRGTFECKACKKVFSSHQALGGHRASHKKVKGCFAAKLDALDEAPPDEEVISHDKCSSEMVASMSMAIVPFENTTGPLAVAPLKKKSKVHECSICHRVFTSGQALGGHKRCHWITSNSPDPGLKLHPMPDHTNLHRHLTLRSMFEASSSEPLDLNMPAPVDDIARTRRDIGSSLRLEMPAAIYLRSWIDRGNTTSKHRATSSSDKNNENTNVHSKDNNTEMSSFNVDDESDRKVKLAKLSELKDVNMGGESSPWLQVGIGSSATEGSEA; this comes from the coding sequence atGGCTATGGTGATGGACCAGCAACAAccagaacagcagcagcagcagccacagACCTACAAGCACTACTGCCGGATCTGCAAGAAGGGCTTCGGCTGCGGTCGTGCCCTCGGTGGCCACATGCGCGCCCATGGGATCATCGACAACGCGATGGGCGGCCAGGCCTACGCCGACGGCGACGCCTCCGGCTGCGGCGGCTCGGATTGGGAAGACAAGCTGAACGGCTCGACGGACGCCGGCACCAAGCGGATGTACGCGCTCCGCACCAATCCCAACCGTCTCAAGAGCTGCCGCATCTGCGAGAACTGCGGCAAGGAGTTCCTGTCGTGGAAGTCCTTCCTAGAGCACGGCAAGTGCAGCTCCGATGAGGAGGGCGACGAGTCGCTGCTCCCGTCGCCGAGGTCCGAGGGGGAGGACGATCTCGTCGGCCAGAAGGGATGCGCCGGTTGGTCCAAGGGTAAGCGGTCTCGGCGGAAGGTGGTCTTGAGCGAAGAGGAAGACCTCGCGAACTGCTTGGTGATGCTGTCCGCTGCCCGGGTCGAACCAGTGACCGTCACCGAGACCGAGGAGTCGTGCGCGTCCGCGAGCAAGGAGGATGATCACCGGCGGCAGCAAGCGTTCACGATTGGGGCGGCGACGGACACGGCTAAGGCTCCTGCGTTTGCATCACCACCTCTGCCGAGCGCTCCCAGGGGAACGTTCGAGTGCAAGGCCTGCAAGAAGGTGTTCAGCTCGCACCAAGCACTGGGTGGCCACAGGGCCAGCCACAAGAAGGTGAAAGGGTGTTTCGCCGCCAAGCTCGACGCCCTCGACGAGGCCCCGCCCGACGAAGAGGTCATCTCTCACGATAAGTGCAGCAGCGAAATGGTCGCGTCGATGTCCATGGCGATCGTGCCGTTTGAGAACACGACTGGTCCCTTGGCCGTCGCCCCTCTCAAGAAGAAGTCCAAGGTGCACGAGTGCTCGATATGCCACCGCGTGTTCACATCCGGGCAGGCATTGGGCGGACACAAGCGGTGCCACTGGATCACGTCGAACTCGCCGGACCCCGGCCTGAAGCTCCACCCCATGCCCGACCACACTAACCTCCATCGCCATCTAACGCTTAGATCAATGTTCGAGGCTTCCAGCTCGGAGCCGCTCGATCTCAATATGCCTGCGCCCGTCGACGACATTGCCAGGACCAGGAGGGATATTGGGAGTTCACTGCGGCTCGAAATGCCTGCAGCGATCTACTTACGCTCATGGATCGATCGTGGCAACACGACGAGCAAACACAGAGCCACCAGCAGCAGCGACAAGAACAATGAGAACACAAACGTTCACAGCAAGGACAACAACACTGAGATGTCTAGCTTCAATGTCGATGACGAATCGGACAGGAAGGTGAAGCTAGCAAAGTTGAGTGAGCTCAAGGACGTCAACATGGGAGGGGAGAGCTCTCCTTGGTTGCAGGTGGGAATTGGTTCGTCGGCCACCGAGGGCAGTGAGGCATGA